A portion of the Acidihalobacter yilgarnensis genome contains these proteins:
- a CDS encoding MBL fold metallo-hydrolase translates to MENFIYLIHDQASGRAAVVDPAWDVSAIQSLANAEGMRITDILLTHSHHDHINGVDELLRDHDAETHLLKPEASFWGHPLVRPHLHHGGDAIQLGSTRIDVLHTPGHTPGSACYHLGDDLITGDTLFVFGCGRCDMKGGDPEAMFHTLRHLREDLPPDTCIHPGHNYAEKTSTTMDEQARCNPFMHFNEIDHFVRYRQHEHDRIRSTPYPRNAGIESIS, encoded by the coding sequence ATGGAAAACTTCATCTACTTGATCCACGATCAGGCCAGCGGACGGGCTGCCGTGGTCGATCCCGCCTGGGATGTCTCCGCCATCCAATCCCTGGCGAACGCCGAAGGCATGCGCATCACCGACATCCTGCTCACGCATAGCCATCACGACCATATCAACGGCGTGGACGAACTACTCCGCGACCATGACGCAGAGACCCACCTGCTCAAACCCGAAGCCAGTTTCTGGGGACACCCGCTCGTCCGCCCGCACCTTCATCACGGTGGCGACGCCATCCAGCTCGGCAGCACCCGTATCGACGTGCTGCACACCCCAGGCCACACACCAGGTTCCGCTTGTTACCACCTGGGCGATGACCTGATCACCGGTGACACCCTGTTCGTGTTCGGTTGCGGTCGCTGCGATATGAAGGGCGGCGATCCAGAGGCCATGTTCCACACCCTGCGCCATCTACGCGAAGACCTGCCACCGGATACCTGTATCCACCCAGGTCACAACTATGCAGAAAAAACCAGTACCACAATGGATGAACAGGCTCGCTGCAATCCCTTCATGCATTTCAATGAGATCGATCACTTCGTCCGCTACCGTCAGCACGAACACGATCGCATACGCAGCACGCCATACCCCCGGAATGCCGGGATTGAGTCGATATCTTGA